TGAAGCCCGTATCACCTGTTAAAAAATGGGATCATAACATAcataaaattcagaaaaaataatcaaatatattaataaaaattgaaaagaaaaaaaaaacttttcaataATCTTAGACTACCTTTCTAAACAACTCTCACAAAactctcttttgttttttaatgttttagagGTTCACATGTTGTTAGAAAGCCATGTGTATATACTAGTTAATAAATAGTTTAAACCACACGAATATAACTATTTTCCTAACTTTAACTGTATGAAATTGTGAATGAAAAAACTCAtccttgatatttttttattttagatgtaGTGAAACCACAAAACAACAACGCTCTAGCTGAGAGAATTAGCATCATTAAATCATAGTTTGCACCACAGTCTAGTAGAAGAGCACTGAACTTCATGCATATCCATCATCCCAATCGTGATGAAGAAATGATCAAAAGACTAAATCAATCTGCTACAACATCTAGATAAGAAAACCATCCAAACATTTCCAGAGAAAAGGAACGCAACGACTCAGCATTTAGCAATAATCGAAATTGAGAAGTCTTGACGTGGAGGAGGCATATTCTATTTCTGAACTGTTTGCAAGATAGAACAAACTGCTTCAactaaagagagaaaaaggagaacAATTCCAGCAGTGGAAACAGCAGTTTGCCAAGGAGTGTTACAATAATCTCGCCTCAGAGTGGACTTCAATTTATTCAAAGGGTTGCTACAAAAAGCATTCAAGTCTTTGCAGAGAAGAAAGTACTggtaattgaaatttatatgtGTGATGTTTTTCCAAAGACCATTAAACATGCTAGCCACAGAATCACTCTCCCCTAGCCAGTTCACCAGCACTCTCTTTCGAACAAGTAAGTCCACATCTCTGCTGGTGTTTACAAGGAAGTCTAATATAGCAACATAATCTGTAATATAGGATTGTTCAGGATAGTAACACTGCTCCAAAGCCACCATATTGCGGAACAAACGTTCAGTCCAATCTTCGACTTTCAACTGTGGGATTTGAAGAACCCCTCCAGAAAATTTCAAGTCTAGTAAGCAGTCACTTTGGGTGTTCACCTTAAACTTCACACCTGCCTCTGACAACTCAGTAGCACTAGGAAGATGTATTATTGTTTCATCAGTCTGAACCCGGTGTTGCAAAGGGTGTTGCAAAGGGTGTTGCAAAGGGTGTTGCAAAGGGTATTGCAAGTGAAATATTCTGATCAGATCCGTGAAGTGCATTATGCGAATATTTTGAGATGCCAATTTGGATCTATTGTAATAGATAAAATAGTCAAAGGTTAACTCAAGAAATGAAGGGATCTTTTTGTTAGGAGTAGCGGCAGGTGCAGAGGCGAAGGAGAGATTGAAGAGGTCTTCAAGAACAAAAAAGGGAAGTTGGTTCTCAAGCAGCAACAGATCTAATCTTATATTAGTAGCTAACAAAGGTTTCATGAGAAAGGTGATATTCTTCCCCAACCATTCTTCATAAAAGATACACCAAAACAGCTCAAATATAAAACCACAATCCACAAAGATGATCCTCACCAGTTCCTCCTTGGTGAAGTGAAGGGTCTCTGAATAACAACTTCGAAATTTGGACTCCACCCTTTCTATGTAGTGGATCCAGCTCTCCAAACTTATTTGGTATCGTTCAAGAAAAGCCTTGCAGTAAATGAGTTTGTGTCTTTCCATGTTCTGGAGGTGAGGGCTATTGTGGTGAAAAGGGCCTATAGAAACAACCTTTGGGGTGTACGCCTCTTCGTTCAGTTTGCGGATATCAGAGGGCACTCTGTAGATGCAACACTCCTCAGTTACGGCAGCCTCTGCTCCCTCCAGCATCGCCCTAATTCCGTTCACAACACCATTCTGAGCCATCGTTCTTCTAGTAAGGTTAAGCGCAAAGCAAATCCAGATAGCAAAATCTACAAACTTTTGCTAGGAATTTTAGATCGGAGGGCGAATTATAGCAGCTATTACCCAGTTCCTTTGTCTTTCGATCGAATTTCCAAGTCCCCACACCGAACCTTCATCCTTTCTGGTTTTCTCCAGGGGAAACATCGCCTGAAACCGATTTCAGTCTATACGAGAATGGCATAGACAAATCTTTACAAATAAAAgtactattttaatattcacAGCGAATCTGAAGCGTTGATGAAAATCGGACGGGTGAGTGTGTGGGAAATGTACGTTGGTTGGAAACATAGGATAACGACACACTTGTCGAATAGTGATGTAAAAAAGTCTCGGACCTAACATTTTCACTGGGTAAGAGTAGAAATTCCACAGGATAAGTAAACAGAACCTTCCTCGCAGAATCCATAGATTTTCTGTAAGATGATGGAACCAAGGAGAGAGTAAGTGTctataagaatgaaaatattgtttgctaaaaatagaataatttttgGTTTAAGATTTTACCGTCACTGTAGCTGTATATATcagctttgttttttttttttcataagtgCTTCAAACTcaaagatataaataataagaatgaAATAGAACTATACTTCTTTGTCAGAATTAATATACAagaacataataaaatttaggtGGCACTGACACTGATATATAACTTCCTTCCATgtgaataaaagaataaatcctatttaaatattttctgaTGTCTGTTTGATACTCATGCACAGCACAAATCAAGTTCCGTATTCCATTTACAGGCATTGACAGCACTTACCGACTCTCACGTAGCAGGACAATAATAAAGATTCTGCTATTAAATGTTCAGCTATTTGCCATTAAACTCCTaacagttgttgaattaatctGTACTATTATTTAGCTAATTTGTGAATCGTTTTTCAAGCaaccaattatttttattagttgcTGAGGAAATATTCTCAGAGAGGTCAAGGAATTGTCAAACTCCAACAACTTAAGTTTTTCTCTTTACTTCTATCTGtgattctttttataatttaaggaTATGTATCATATTATATCGGTTATCGAAGAATGCAATCTTCAAGCTGCGTTTCACTTTTGGCGTTGGTTTCTATTGAGAAGTATACGTAATTTCGAGATGACCTTCGAGTGTGGGACATAACTTTCTTTGAAACTTGGATTTAAATTACtgattatgttttgttttccaCTTGGACAATCTGATATTTCTTGGTAAACTTTAAATACCATAAAACTACAGTATGCCCTGACTCGTGATCttcatcaaataaaaaacaaaaacatttgtTTTACTGTGTgagattatataaataaattttatgtacCAATACGTTTTCCATGGGAACAAATACGAAATATTTGGTAGGGTggcttcaaaaataccaaattgTAATTCGTTCCTTTTATGTCCTTCTTCCTACTTCAGTTATTTTGGCTGTTCACGTTCACGCCTCTGGTTtgcaaaaatatataactttcatAAACAAACAACATGAAATGGAATTACAAAAATGCTGAAATTTTTCGTAGTTAATTCTGAGTTAATTCTGGGTGTGCCAAAGTTGGCTGCAAGGAATTGAAATTTCTGGCATCACCAGATTAACCAATTTCGGGAGGAATTTGtatctttttttcaaaaactataacTACAATTATTTGTTCATgttctttttttcaaatctaTCTTCTATTTTACCAGAATaggtaaattttaaaaaaattatgaaaataagtaAATCGTGCATGCCTCACACGATTTTATGCTCCTTGTACACCTCCTAATCAATTACGTCAACGACCTTAAGGGGTAAGTCGAAGTCTTACCCCAACATGACTTCACCATTGAAGTCATCTACCACACACAACTTCATCCTTCAAGTCATCTATTCCACACGACTTCATCCTTCAAGCCATCTATTCCACACGACTTCATCCTTAAAGTACTAGTTCTCGTAATTGATTACAATTCAGCAATACATAATTGATTACTAGTCATTGAAGTCGTTTAGAAGTGCACAACTTGAACTTTTCAGATATGACAAAACTGAAATTGTCTAGAGGGGCATTAAAATCTGCCTATTCTCCTAACATAGGAGACAGATTTGTCTATTTTCGTAAAAAAACCCATTTCTTCCTATATACACTCGCACAGTAAACTATTCACAGAAAAGACACTAAAAATGCACATCATTAGTTATTTATTCTAATATAACAAACACTTGAATCAGTTGATTgatatctatatttataaataagtttgCTAAGCATCTTTCCTATCGAAGGATCAACAAGCTCAATCGATTAAAAGGGTTGTAGCAAAATGAGTAATGATTCTGGAAAAACTAACCTAAATGTTCCAAAATGAATTTGGGTGGAAAGCGTACAACTTTAACTTGTCAACATGAGAATAGCCTATTTCAGCTTAGACTTAGATGAGCTCTGAAGCGGTTTAGCAGAAGACCTGACAGGGGCTGACCTAACAGCCTTCTTCACATCATACTTAACGGACGAGAAAGCACATAACAAAGCAATCACCATTGTTGGATAGACGTACACAGCTTTTGAAGGATCAGAATTTACTGGTTTTCCTAAAATCCCTTCTTTGACCAGTCCCCAAATAATAAGAAGGTTCCCAAACACGCTCATTCTTCCGGGTTTCAGAACACCCACAAGTGCTCCTGCCACTAAGAAGTAGCTTCCGGCAAGAACCTGGAAAACAATTGATGTATATTTAGAAGAAAGTATCAGCAGAAGCATAGAAACAGAAACCTAATGGAAAATGGAATTGTGAGatacaaatcaaataattaaaaaatccaCACAGAAGATGAAGGTATATCAAATTGCAAACAGATAAGAGGGACAAGGATTAGGCATGGATCACATTTAATGTAGCTTTTAGGAATTAAAAGGGTCAAAACaaacatagaaacataaatCCAATGGAAAATGGAACAATGTGCTACaatgaaatcaaaatataaatccACAAGGCAGATGAAGACATAACCATTTGCAATTAGACAGGAATAGCAAGAGCAACGACGGCACACATTTTACATGACTTTTAGTAATAATGCCTCTTTAATTTATCAAAGAAGTATTCTCTTTAGCCATAGTTTTTTCATCTTCCTTGGATGGCAACTAAAACTTGCAATCTAATAATCAACTTTTAGGGCTCAACTTAGTAAAGACATCactattttaaatgaaaatagtcCACCAAAAATCCTTGACAAGCGTAAAGCTCAAATTAGAAAAGATGGTCACAACTTACAAGAACAAACAATTCcagaaaatgagaaagtaggTTTAATTTTATGCCAAAAAAAAGATACCCAACAACCAAAAGACAGAAGGTGTAGGGTGATCAGATTGTCTAACCTCCAAGCGCTGAAGATCAGTTACTGCAGATGCTTCCTTCACATTGGTCAAATTATACAAGTCCAGCAAACTATCCCAACTTGGAATGGTCATGTTGTGGATGAGGCCGTTCACTGCAGCCCCTGGGTACAGAAGGCCTTTCACCACAACAGCAGGAAAGATTTCACTTGCAATTAACTGCGACGATGTGACATGCAAAGGGTTTGTACACATGCCAGATCTGCAACTCACCCTGCAAAAAGGATAATTTTCAAACAAGCCCAGTGGAGAACTTTTTCTATAAGAACttcaagaacaaaaaaaatgaagaaaactgATAATGGCTTCTCAATAGATTAAAATTAGTTCATATATTTGTAGAAACTTCCACTGAATTTTAATTGTTAGCTTATTTTCAATCGAATTTTAGCTTCGCCTACCTAATTCAATTATCCACATATCTACTATCAAACCATTAGAAGCATTCCCTAATTCAATATATCAAGATTAAAGTAAATCACATAACGATATTTGAACAACATTTTAGCACCAGTATAtcttaattaagttatttaactGTTATATAACAACACAAATAACAGGGCTATATTAGATCACAGAATAAACTAAGTAAAATTGGTAGCATGAGTGAAGATGATCAAAGTCAACCATCAAACgattaataattttagatttgATATTAACATTCTTAAGCACAAAGGTGGtttaacataaatgaaaaactAATCAAATATCGATTTCTGTCTAATCGaacacaaacatttttttcttcccttatttccccttttaattttctttttttcttatgacGGGCTTGGAAGAGTTGGATGAAGATGATATTGAAAGTAAAGACAAAAATTGGGCATAAATTGGAAAGGAGTGAAGGTGGGGAGTACCTGAAAAGAGGGATCTGAAAGATGATAAGAAGGAACAAGATGCGAGCTGCTATTGAGGAAACGTTGTCGGTCCATTTCGACGATTTTGAGGGAGTTGCCATGGAGACGGAGGTTCTGAAGCTTCTCGACTCAGTGGAACCTCTTCCCCGTGACAGCTATTAGCGACAGCGAATCCCTCTCTAATTTCCCCTCCTTTATGTGTtctagttcatttttttttcctcttttatgcaaaaataaaattatcaattcaatttttaaatcattCGATCTGATTTACAAACATTTTTTGTTCCCAATAGTGTCTGTTATGAaactaacattttttattagtatattagcttctttagtttttatttatttatttttggttagtTGGTTTCGAATATTGTTTGAATCTCTATATATATTCAGTGTACTGAAAAGTTGTAATCTTTTCTTTTGAATAATATTAGTCTgttatttgagtttttcttcctttcttacATCTTTTTGACgctgcaaaaaaaaaatcaggcACTCTCAAATTATGTAAATATGATGCCACATTAGGGTTGTGTAATAATATACCTAATCCGTTATTAAAAGCATAAATACTCTAAAACAAACATTAAAAGTATAAGCAATCATTTTATGCACTAATAAAACATTGAAAGTTATGTGATCAgttattaaaatagaattacCAATATTACCAATGAGCACCACAATGATATATTAATACAACTCAACTGCTATGCGCTGACTTAGATAAAAAGACAAGCTCTACTACTCTCAGAAGAGTTATATcaaaaagtagaagtcatttatgcattaaattatatttaataatagcATAAATAAACAAGGATCGTGAGATTTTGAAAGttagtaaagttttatatattttttaaattcatgatTTTAGAAGTAACAAAGGAATGATAAATGTTTTGCGTTAAAGAATAAGACACTTACTGTGAAAGGGAAAATTTGAAATAGATTTAATGTTAACGAGAGAGATTGTATTTTCCATTAAAGGGTCACAATCATTCACAGTAAAATCATCActagaatattttatattttgaatgatttaatgtttgttgaaacttttaaaatttagatgaaCATCAgtagtatttcttttttcaaattttcaaaactttttaaaaaaaactcgTTTCAAAGCCCCTAACCCACACTTACTGCAACAGTAACCTGATAAAAAAAACAGACAATAAGGATTTTGATTTATGACCGAGAGAAGAAGATTTGATAACAACAAATATCGCCCAAGAAGATCAATTATAAACCTAACCTGCAACCAAACTATAAACAACCTTTGTTTCaaagattaaacaaaaaaaGCGTATGTCGAATGAAATTCACATAAAGAATCATCCCAATTTGTCTCAACAAATCACATATAACAAATAAACACCTTCTTCAAAAATCACAATATTCTTAATACCAAATTCTCAACAACGTCGCTTTGGCCGAGTGGTTAAGGCGTGTGCCTGCTAAGTACATGGGGTTTCCCCGCGAGAGTTCGAATCTCTCAGGCGACGTCAccttttaatcatattttttttctgaaaaaaaaaaagaaaaggaaaaacattaCCAGCTACTGGACTTGGGGTTAGGGAACATACCATGTGATATAGATATTAAGAGGCGATAATTGAAGTTCCGACGACGATGATGAAAAAACATCGGAATAGAGGGAACCGCCGAAAGGCTCTCACCACGCGACAGGGCGCGAGGGTGAAACTTAGGGAGCTAAGACAGAGGCAATTAAAAAAATCGCCGCTGCCGGGGATCGAACCCGGGTCACCCGCGTGACAGGCGGGAATACTCACCACTATACTACAACGACCAAGTTATTGGTTTTAATTACCtgctttaaattttaaacaaaattctaCCGTGAAAAtctttacaaattattttacatataaaataaattcttttaagaACAAACTCTTTTTTTTCCTACGTTTAACTTCTAGAAATTAGTTTATACAGAGgttagtttaaatttataggaaaacttatttttctctctaaaaggactaaaatctatataaaaacatttgatatatataaaaaaaaaacgttaaGTAAATCAGAGGTTAAAAGTCATTTTCCTAcaagtttagaaaaataatatatttagcgttaaattctttttaaaacttCTCACAGTTTTGGATTCCTTTGGTGAAAATTTATTTTCGAAAATAATTGAATTCCTTGATTCCTCCTTTATCCTGTATAACTTTTAATCAATACAAactaaaaatgttaaattaaagtttgaattagtaaataaagattcagaaaattttctatttaaacttttcaatcaaattcagttaaatatcttaaatttaatcattcatTCTAAACTTAAGGATTCATAAAATTACACCACATAAATTGTGTATTTTCAAAAAAGAATTGTGTTTCTCTTTTCTAagtctaaattttttatttaatttaaacaactATTATTTCGCcaaatcaattattattatctttcaaTAATTCAACTAACTTTAGAATATCTTTTTCAATAATTCAACTAAATTTAtatcttacaatttttttaaaaaatttagaatatctcttttttttttttttatttcaaagtcTACTTCCAATAATTTTTCTTGTAACAACAATGTCACCCTTCCTTTTTCGGGGACATTAAATATAGAAACACATTCAACATCATTCTCATGACTAAAACGCTCCGGTTTCCTCTTGCAACTATAATTTCTTCTCACaatcttaaattataattttcctCGTTATCCAAATCTCTAAAACACCCATTAATCTTGTCAATCAACTCAACATTTACAAAATGAGCCCAACATTTTTGAACAAAATCGcctttttagtttttaagtgAAAtggttttgtataattttgagataaatcagtttctaatgttttatataatttagtttttattcacataatttcttttataactaTGTTAGTAACACTACAACGATGGAATGCAGATTATACAAGCTACTAATTCCTcaataatatacttttaatacacattatatttatttgataacacattataaaaataaaataatcataaaaaaaataaaaattaatagaaaaaatgtcAAATGAGTATACAAGAcaatgttaaaatatcattattctgTCAACGTACCTCGTTGATGACTATGGAAAAGCAAAGGGatacaaatatttcttttatcccattattaatttaatctcgcctaaaaatgtaatgaaaatatgacttttttttttggtcAGATTCATAATATCgacatgtttttaaaaatatattaaaataaaaatatttaaaataatgagttgaaaaagaaaatatcataaagttataaaaaaaaagtatatgttaatgatttttcttttaaaaagaaaaagatcttCTAAACCCCGAAGAATATCAAAGCGCATCAGCCAGCGGATAAACCcggaaaaagagaaagatgagtgCGGCGTTTCAGTGTTTATCGTGTGCGCGGACTGAACCTTTCCTCCTCAGACCAGCCCAATCCCTCACTCTCCCTTTCCAACGAAAACCATTTTTCTGCTCTCTTCCTCTTTCCTCTCGCGCTCGTAACCTCTCTTCTTCAATCGTCGCTGCTTcttccaaaaagaaaaaaaacaaggtAATTTCATTATCACAATATCGTCTCTGCTTCTCTATATTTATCGTCTTTTTCAATTCTCTATTCATTTTTCTCCCTATCTTTATGGCTTTTAGATTTCTCCGTGTTCAGATTCAATGTCACTCAGTTTATCGCTTTATCTTTTGTAGAAAAAACTGTCTCGTCATCATGTTACCGAGGGCGGCGAGGAGGACATGGACGCGTTTGAGCTTCTCTTCAACCAACTCGAACAAGATCTCAAACGCGGTGATTTGTCAGATGATGATGGCGAAGATGGGATAACGGAAGAAGAGATGGCATTGCTTGAACGTGAGCTGGAAAATGCCTTGGGGGACTTCGATGCTGAATTGTTGAACTCGGATGTAATCGACGTAGAACTTGGTAGTGGTCCAGAGAATGATGACGAGgatggtgatggtgatgatgcTGAGAATCAGGATGGAGATGAAAACCCAGTGAACCTTAAGAATTGGCAGATGAAGAAATTGGCCAGAGCTTTGAAAGCCGGCCGCCGCAAAACAAGTGTAAGGTTCTTGTTCACTATTTTGAGAAATTAACTTGCTCCGTTTCATATATGTGCTTAATTAGCTGACTGTTACGAATGGATAATTGATAACAATGTGTTTTTGAGACCATAACCAAGGGTATATGAGATTGTTTTGGTTACCTTTGGCAGAGGTTAAGTGGTCTGATTTGTTCCCTACTTGAAGTGCTTCTGGGATGTTTCATTTGTGTTTGATAAATCACGATCAGTTTGGGAACATGTCAATTAGTTTATAAGCCTTCTATCCGAACATGGTCACTAATATGGTGCATCTTCTGATTTTATACTCTCTTTTTAGTAGTCGGGGAAGGTCGAACTTAAGCTAACTATAACCTGACTGACAGATAAAGACCGGTCATGTCTGGTTGCTTGCTCCTGGAATGACCTGGATTCTTTATTAAATgcaattaatttttcattgaaaTATTCAGATTAAAATAGTGGGTTGAACTTTGCTTGAAAGGGAGCAAATTTGAAGGTAGTATGTAAGATTAAATGTTAAGGCCACCACTGTTTTGGGTTAATATGTGTTTGGTGCATGAGTGGTGTGTGTTGGCTGCTGAAATGGTGTTTACTGCATTCCTTAAATATTGCTATCTGGGGTGGTACTGTTAATATAATTCTCGTGGATAGTTACCTGCATTCAATCCATCTTGGCCATGCCTCCCTGCCTCTATTCTGTTTCAAATAGTAAATCATGCCAAACTGTTACAATAAAGCAAAAACTGAATAAGATATATGTGGTTATGGTGACAGTGGTGTCCACCTGAGTGTTACTCGTTGGCCCTATGTGGTAAGCCCTAACTCATCCAGTGCATATGTGCTTCTTCGTGGGTTGATACCTGCTTGATATACCTCATGAACTTTCCACTAGAAATTCACTATCTAGTATTGTagtatttaatttcatataaaattgaTGCAGCCATTTTTCCTCTTAGGAAGTATTCTCTGGTTTTATTATTCTGATTTATTATCTAATTGGTGCAATAAATGGTGGTatatctaatcaaatgcatGTCTTTGGATTGAAAGTTCAGGTATGAAATTAAGTGTTTTATTGGCCTTGGGGCAATGAGGTCCAGgtgtttaaaaaaatacagtTTGAACCTTGGAACGTGAAGTCTAGAaattttctggtgcagttttgGTTCTGGCCTAGTTTATTAGACTCTAAATGGATTGAATGGGCAGTAGTTGATGGTCAAATTTCTAGCTTTCCTCATAGGTGGTTTTATTGGATGAATCCTGGAGGTTATTTACTAACAACTATGCTTGTTGAATTGAATGTCACATTGAGAATGGTCAATCTAGTCACTGCCCTCAATTTTTATAAGACTTGTGGTAGTTAGCAAATCTCTACTAGAATGTATTGATCTGTTTTGTGAGTTATAAAGCCAAATCACGTGCTACTTTTGTGCTTAACGAATTGATGAGAGTCAGGGTGAAGGGTCGTTGTGGTTAGTGTGTATCCTGGCTGTATCTTGTAAATCCAGGGGTTGTGCCTTTGTCCATGATGGACAATGGAGTGATGGTATCTCTTCACCTTTTAGGGGCGGTAGAAGAGATAGGTCTCTTCGCCTATCAAGGGTGGTGACAGGGACCGAGGTTCGAGTAATGGTCTTTCCCCTTTCGAGGGGGTAGAAAGGAAACGTAGGTTTCCAGTTTGAGCTGAGTATAGTGCCCATTATGACAGTAGCAGAGTTTTTACTCATAAGTCTTGAAGGAGCAAGAGAGATAGGTCTGAAACTGCGGTGGAGGACGACTTGAACTATCCTGTTATGGTGAACAGGTTTTGTACAGTAAGGTACGGGAGGACGACACATGGGTTGGAACTAGTTAGTATTGATGCTTTTTGGGCTTGACATGTGATTGAGCTAACCTGGTTGGTGTGATCTGTTGATTGCATTGGTTTGATGTATGTTGGATATTGTTTATACTCTTTAGTTGGATGTTTTATttggtagctcacccttacttttTGTTGTGTGTTGCGATGATCGTATCACTCATATTATTATATGCAAGCAGATGTTATTACAGATGCTCTAGTTGATGAATAGAGCAGTGAGAAGCTGGGGAGAGTTTGAGAGTTGTTAGTGTTTTACTTTTAAGCATTTCCATTTTATGTACAGTAGTtatttcagaattttttttgGAAGTTACTAGGATTGGaataagttttcctttattggcattttaataaatttaagtttttcttgtaattacttgtgacaTCCAAAAACGGAGTGTTTCATAGTATGTGTGTCCATATGGTTAAGTTATAGAGAAATTAGGAGAACATCATTAATCGTAGGTGTGTCATGGACACTGTATTGAAGGATTATTTTGCcttgaatataaatttaataggTTTAATGTCACTTTAGGTCTCTATTTTTGGCccaaaatctcaaataggtccccttctttttcggcgtctcaattgagtctttatttttgtaaaattgaatcaaataaaggCTTTCCGTCAATTTCATCAAACGCCGTTAAGGAGGGCGTGCTGActgtgtaattttttattatgtggcattaaaaacgtgACTGAactgtgtttttttaatttttgaataaaaaaatgaaggttAAATAGTGGAAAGACGTTTCACACTAAGGGCAAAGttggaaatgaaataaaattaagtacTGAAAGCCCCATTGTCCTCTGCAATTGCGAAATCGAAATGAAATTGGGGAAGTTGAGGTTTAGGGTTCGTGGGAGAAAATAAAATCCTTGTTGTTCGATCCTTTCTCTTCCTCCCACTGGAAAAAGTGTCACTATGCCGGCGTCACACTCTCACGCCGTTTTCGCTCCAAATGGGAGACAACTTTTCAACTTAATTTGCTGCTTGCCACTCTCACTCACATCTCTTTCCTTCACTCTCTCACTCTCACTTGGCGCCGGAGCTCCATTTTTCAGCCCCCTCCTTGCCGACGACGTATTTCCGCCACCAGATTCACCCACCATGGCTTAACAAACAAATTTCGAATCTTTCGAAAAAGCTAACTCGTTTTCATTCTCATTTTGATTATTCACACACTCTCTGAGAAACATGTATTGGGTGTTTAGTCAGCTTATTCCTTAGACAGTTGTATGCATAACAGCAGCGCAGCTGTCCCAGTGTTTTGTTTCTCTGTATATAAACAGACACATGTACACTTACGAGAGACAATGTTTTTTAGTGCATTCAGTTTTACAATATTTTGTCTTTGTTACAACGCTGCTTCCCCATGGAAGCTGGGGAAGATTGCTGCGTCAAGGTCGCGGTCCATGCTCGGCCTCTCATCGTTGAAGAGAAGCTTCAAGGATGCAAAGATTGTGTTACAGAGTTTGAATTGGAATTACTTTTGAAAGTGATCTGA
This Vigna angularis cultivar LongXiaoDou No.4 chromosome 4, ASM1680809v1, whole genome shotgun sequence DNA region includes the following protein-coding sequences:
- the LOC108329882 gene encoding protein OVEREXPRESSOR OF CATIONIC PEROXIDASE 3; amino-acid sequence: MSAAFQCLSCARTEPFLLRPAQSLTLPFQRKPFFCSLPLSSRARNLSSSIVAASSKKKKNKKKLSRHHVTEGGEEDMDAFELLFNQLEQDLKRGDLSDDDGEDGITEEEMALLERELENALGDFDAELLNSDVIDVELGSGPENDDEDGDGDDAENQDGDENPVNLKNWQMKKLARALKAGRRKTSIKNLAADLCLDRALVLQLLREPPPNLLMMSLTIPDEPATTVVSLETKPSEILLQETSIDQVESEPEAKVPVHTLQRNWYAQKRLKKVHVDTLERVYRKSKRPTNAMISSIVHVTNIPRKRVVKWFEDKRAEEGVPDHRLPYQRYVPETA
- the LOC108331863 gene encoding UPF0481 protein At3g47200 is translated as MAQNGVVNGIRAMLEGAEAAVTEECCIYRVPSDIRKLNEEAYTPKVVSIGPFHHNSPHLQNMERHKLIYCKAFLERYQISLESWIHYIERVESKFRSCYSETLHFTKEELVRIIFVDCGFIFELFWCIFYEEWLGKNITFLMKPLLATNIRLDLLLLENQLPFFVLEDLFNLSFASAPAATPNKKIPSFLELTFDYFIYYNRSKLASQNIRIMHFTDLIRIFHLQYPLQHPLQHPLQHPLQHRVQTDETIIHLPSATELSEAGVKFKVNTQSDCLLDLKFSGGVLQIPQLKVEDWTERLFRNMVALEQCYYPEQSYITDYVAILDFLVNTSRDVDLLVRKRVLVNWLGESDSVASMFNGLWKNITHINFNYQYFLLCKDLNAFCSNPLNKLKSTLRRDYCNTPWQTAVSTAGIVLLFLSLVEAVCSILQTVQK
- the LOC108331864 gene encoding uncharacterized protein LOC108331864, coding for MATPSKSSKWTDNVSSIAARILFLLIIFQIPLFRVSCRSGMCTNPLHVTSSQLIASEIFPAVVVKGLLYPGAAVNGLIHNMTIPSWDSLLDLYNLTNVKEASAVTDLQRLEVLAGSYFLVAGALVGVLKPGRMSVFGNLLIIWGLVKEGILGKPVNSDPSKAVYVYPTMVIALLCAFSSVKYDVKKAVRSAPVRSSAKPLQSSSKSKLK